The DNA region TCGAAATTTTCGCAATTAAAGCATCTTCCTCTTAAACAGGCGCCTCGCTTCCTCTCCTCATCCATCAGCGCAGCGAGATCGGTCGCATAGCCGCACGCGGGACGCTTGCCAGGGTTGACCGCGAGGTCCGCAATCTCGTCCGGTTCAAACCCAACTGCGACAGCGCCTCATAAAGCGCAGGTTCGCACCCGTCCTTTGCATAGGCGGCAATCGCCCGCTCAATTGCGACGAAGTGATGCCCGAACTCAGTCCCTGTGCCAGAAGCGTTGCCGCTGCGGCAGTTTTCAGAAGGTCGCGTTTCGAAAGCATGACATGTCTCTCCGGCCCCAAGTCTCTCCGGCCCACGCCGCATCCGCGCCTGGAGGCGGAACGCGACGATATTTCCTCCGCCGAAATCTACGCTGCAGGTGACGGCAGATAAGCTGTCCAACTACCTATACGTGCGGTGGGCTGCATGCGTTGCCGGATTTCAGGGGCCCTGCGCATTGAAACCGGCCGCCGTGTGACGCAGGGTGGCATCGACATGTCAAAGCGGAAGCGCCGGGCGCTCAGCACACAAGTCGCGGCGCTGCCGGTTCGCCGGGCCTCCGACGGCCGTCTGGAGGTTCTGCTCGTGACCTCGCGCGAGACGCGGCGCTGGATCATTCCGAAGGGCTGGCCGATCAAGGGCGTGCCGAACCATATCGCGGCAGCGCACGAGGCGCGCGAGGAAGCGGGCCTGCTCGGCTGTGTCCGCAAGGGGCGCATCGGCCGATATCAGGCGTGGAAGCGCCTCCACGACTCGTTCGAACTCGTGGAGGTCGATGTCTACCGGTTCGACGTCGACAGCCAGTTCGACACTTGGCCGGAGAAGGGCCAGCGCAGCTTCCGCTGGGTCGATTTGAAGGCTGCGGCCGATCTGGTCGACGAGCCGGGGCTGGCCAAGCTCCTCCACGAGCTGGCGGGGAACGAGGATGTCTTTGCCGATTGAGCCGACACAAGCCTTGGCATCAACGTATGGACCGCGGACCAAGGCAGTGCGTATAGAGCGACCCACCGGTGGCGAGCAGTTGGGATGAGGTGATGCTCAGCATTTTTCGGGCGCTGATGCCCAAGGAGGAGCGTTTCTTTCCCCTGTTCGAGGAGCAGTCGCGCGTGTTGATGGCCGGTGCGGAGGCCGTGCGCGCTCTGCTCGAAGGCGGAGAGGACGTCCCGCGCTACTGCCAGGAGATCGCCGTACACGAGGCGGCGGCGGACGAATTGACCAACCATGTCATGCTGGCGGTCCGGCGCAGCTTCATCACCCCGTTCGACCGCGGCGACATCAAGGATCTGATCCAGTCGATGGACGATGCGATCGATCAGATGCACCAGACCGGCCGGACGATCATGCTTTATGAGGTGCGCGAGTTCGATCCGCTGATGCGGGAGATGGGCGACATCATCATCAAGGCGGCCGCGATCACCGTCGACATGGTGCCCCTGCTGCGCGCCATCGGCCCGCAGGCCTCGCGCATGAGCATGATGACCGCGGAGATCAGGCGCCTCGAAGGCCGCTCCGACGAGCTGCACGAGGAGGGCCTGAAGCAGCTCTACCGCAAGTATGGCGCGTCCGACCCCATGGCCTACATCATCGGCAGCGAAGTCTATGGACGGCTGGAGAAGGTTGTCGACAGCTTCGAGGACGTCGCCGACGAGATCAGCGGCATCGTGATCGAGCACGTCTGATACGGAATCCGGCCCTTTGGGCCGGCGTTTCGTATTCCGGTCGCCGAAAAATCCTCTTCGAACCACGGATTTTTCGGCGAGAGCGTTTCCGGCATCCCGAAGGGATCAACCGGAAACCGTATGAGAGCCGAACCGGTCATGGATGCTGCCATTCCCTTTGCGGCGCTGATCGCCCTGGTCGCCGTCGCCCTGATCTTCGACTTCCTCAATGGTCTCCATGACGCGGCGAACTCGATCGCGACGATCGTCTCGACGCGGGTGCTGCGGCCGCAATACGCCGTGATGTGGGCCGCCTTCTTCAACTTCATCGCCTTCACCGTGTTCGGCCTGCACGTGGCGCAGACGCTCGGCACCGGGATCATCGATCCGGCCATCGTCGATCCGCGCGTGATTTTCGGCGCGCTGGCGGCGGCCATAGGCTGGAACCTGTTCACGTGGTGGCTCGGCATCCCGTCGTCGAGCTCGCATGCGCTGGTCGGCGGCCTGGTCGGGGCCGGCGTGGCCAAGGGGGGCTTCGGCGTCGCGGTGTGGAGCGGCCTCGGCAAGACGATCGCTGCCATCGTCCTGTCGCCGCTGGTCGGCTTCCTGCTCGCCATGTTGCTGGTGCTGCTGGTGTCGTGGCTTGCCGTCCGCGCCACGCCCTATGCCGTGGACAGCACCTTTCGCGTGCTGCAGTTCGTCTCGGCGTCGCTCTACTCGCTCGGCCATGGCGGCAACGACGCCCAGAAGACGATGGGCATCATCGCCGTGCTGCTCTACTCCCAGGGATATCTCGGCGGCACATTCCATGTGCCCCTGTGGGTGGTGCTGACCTGTCAGGCGGCGATGGCGCTCGGCACGCTGTTCGGCGGCTGGCGCATCGTCCACACGATGGGCTCGAAGATCACCCGCCTCACCCCGATGCAGGGATTCTGCGCCGAGACCGGCGGTGCCATGACGCTGTTCATGGCCACGTGGCTCGGCGTGCCGGTCTCGACGACTCACACCATCACCGGCGCCATCGTCGGGGTCGGCGCGGCGCGGCGGACCTCCGCCGTGCGCTGGGGCGTCGCCAGCAACATCGTCGTCGCCTGGGTGGTGACGCTACCCTCGACCGCGCTGCTCGGCGCGCTGGTCTGGTGGATCACGCCGTGACCGTTTCC from Blastochloris tepida includes:
- a CDS encoding NUDIX hydrolase produces the protein MSKRKRRALSTQVAALPVRRASDGRLEVLLVTSRETRRWIIPKGWPIKGVPNHIAAAHEAREEAGLLGCVRKGRIGRYQAWKRLHDSFELVEVDVYRFDVDSQFDTWPEKGQRSFRWVDLKAAADLVDEPGLAKLLHELAGNEDVFAD
- a CDS encoding DUF47 domain-containing protein: MLSIFRALMPKEERFFPLFEEQSRVLMAGAEAVRALLEGGEDVPRYCQEIAVHEAAADELTNHVMLAVRRSFITPFDRGDIKDLIQSMDDAIDQMHQTGRTIMLYEVREFDPLMREMGDIIIKAAAITVDMVPLLRAIGPQASRMSMMTAEIRRLEGRSDELHEEGLKQLYRKYGASDPMAYIIGSEVYGRLEKVVDSFEDVADEISGIVIEHV
- a CDS encoding inorganic phosphate transporter, giving the protein MDAAIPFAALIALVAVALIFDFLNGLHDAANSIATIVSTRVLRPQYAVMWAAFFNFIAFTVFGLHVAQTLGTGIIDPAIVDPRVIFGALAAAIGWNLFTWWLGIPSSSSHALVGGLVGAGVAKGGFGVAVWSGLGKTIAAIVLSPLVGFLLAMLLVLLVSWLAVRATPYAVDSTFRVLQFVSASLYSLGHGGNDAQKTMGIIAVLLYSQGYLGGTFHVPLWVVLTCQAAMALGTLFGGWRIVHTMGSKITRLTPMQGFCAETGGAMTLFMATWLGVPVSTTHTITGAIVGVGAARRTSAVRWGVASNIVVAWVVTLPSTALLGALVWWITP